From the genome of Nicotiana tabacum cultivar K326 chromosome 2, ASM71507v2, whole genome shotgun sequence:
CGTAATCTATAACTAAACATTTaagatattttttgtttttttattatattattagttgacAATTTTTAAGCATATCATTTTCTCATCACAGACTGCATTGATGTTGTGACGTCCCAACTGTGAAATTAAGATGATTTCATGGGCCGGCGACTGGTCCCACTCTATGGATTAACAAAATAATTGAGGATTAAAAGCGTGCTAACGACACATTATAAAATGGattgacttttttttcttttttactattTGTTTTTGGGGGTTAATCCAACAAATTTGCTGCTTTGCAATAAATGCTTGAGTGATGTTTATCAACGGGGTTGGATTTAAGATTTAGAGAAGTAGATAGGCATAGGCGTAGGATAAAGCGTTTTATTCATAATGGGACGAGGTTTAACGTTAAAAATTTTAGGTTTTtaatctttttaaaataaaaattaaatacattaaaatataaaaaagttaTGGCTATATATCAATTACTTATATGTTGGATCTGCCTTTTCgtacaatttattaaatgtaaGAGCTAGCTATCTAAACTCCCAAAAGAAGAAGGGTGATTTGCACAAATAGGACACACCACTATTGATGTTTTAACCCTGTTGTTCCGTGGATAGTACTTCAAATTTAACAAGTGTGCTCATGAGGAAAGCGGGGGTCAAAAAATCAAGACCGTCCATTTCCAAAGTCATTTGGTATAATTTCCTGGAAAAAGATTTGAGCTTTCTTAAAAAAAGCATATTGATATTCCCCTTAGACCCACGTGTGAGACTACACTGGAtatgttgctgttgttgctgcaaAGTCCATATCAAACTAGAACTTGTTCATTAAaaaatatcttctttttttttgaatttttttttcaaatatgtccatgaaattttgcaagtttttggaaatttttagaaaatgagtttttcaaaaaatatttaaaaaaacttTTTTCTCTACTTACAAAACTgtatattttttcaagtgaaatgcatgtccaaacataattttaaatttcaaatatcatttttcaacttaactccaaatatTACTTAAATCCAAACGCCTACCAAGTTATTGGGAAATGAAAGACAGACATCTAAAACTGTATGGAGTAGACAGAAATCTGAACAAGGAAGAGTCACGTTGTGTGTCCAAGACAGGCTACTAACTAACCATCACATTTACTAATGATATTGGTCGTGAAAAAACGTGGTACCAAATCTACTAAGCATATTGAAAGTGTTTCCATCACCATCATAATTTATAGAAGAACAGGaaaggaaacaaaacaaaagtGATGTTTTGCTAATGCCATGCATGAACCTAGATTTTTATGGCCGTTTCTTGAATATGTTGAGCAGCATTATTTTTACACCCTTTTGCAGGACAGCATGTTTTTGCTTGTTACAAAATACTTTTCTTGTACACTAGAttccaacaaatgaaaaatcAATCAGAAGAGGAAATGCTAAAGTAATActttcaataaataacaacaacaaattacAACATAGTATAGATCTGAAGTGAAGATCAAATATATACAGACACTTCTAGCTATTTTCTCCATCCTCGCAAATCAAAAATTAAGCTCGTGATGGAGGGACCGTCAAGAGTAGATCATAAAACTCTCTCTCTTGACATTGGTACTAAGGCAAACTACTCAAAGAAAACAAAACTATTACACTAAATCAAACACTGCCAATGCGAAAATATAAGGACATGACCAACTAAATACTGATGATACTAACATATGATCTTACAAAATGTGATACTTGTGTATGAAGAAGGAAACAAGTAAAATTGTCACCGCAAGAACGGCCTTAAATATGCAGCCATTTCGCGGACATGACAACTAAACTAAGGTGGATCAAGTGGAATAGGGTCCAAAAGAGAATCACTAAAGCCAAATGCAAGGGAAGTAAAGGGTTAAAAGGCTGTGCTATTGCAGGTTAAAAACTGCAACCAGATGAAAAGAGATGCAATATGAAATCACTGGTTTGGCCAGAAATATTCAACCGGTGAATGAATCCGAGGAGATCATTTAAAAACAGATCTCCTATGGCCAACACGTGAGACGGATAAGGACAAGAGAGGAGAAGGAAAACACCTAAATATCCTAATAGGCAAATGCATGAGAAGTGTGGAATTAACCTTTTCAAAAGAAAGGTCTCATAGGACAAGAAGGTGAAGATGGATCAGTATTATCATGAATATGCTGATTATGAGGATCAGAATTATGAGAATGGACATTCCCAAAGTGAAAATTAGGAGGAAAAATGAAGTTATTATTTGCGTCTAAATCATCCCAAACTGGACTTCCTGGACCCCAACCTGCTGGTATTGCATTAAACCAAGCCTCAGCCATTTCATTTTCACCCCATACCAATTCAGTTGATTGTAATGATACACCTTGAACTTGAACTTCATCACAAGCAGTCACCTCGCTCGATCCCATTCCAGAGTCCTCGTCTTGATTATCAACTTCAGGTGGTGGCTGCGGTGGCGGAGGCGGAGGCAGTAACTCAATATTTAAAGGTTCCAGCGGAAGGCTTTCTGATTCTTGATCAGGCTGCTTTGTATGAGTTGATTCAATAGTTTCTATCGATGGTCCCTCTCTGTCTTTACCAAGAAACAGTTCAGGGAAATTGAGCTTAGCATTTTCTCCTCTAAGCTTAAACGCCTCGCGATCATAAGCCATAGCTGCATCTTCAGCTGTATCAAAAGTACCAAGCCAAAGACGAGTCCTATTTCGAGGAAGACGAATTTCAGCAACCCATTTACCCCAATGTCTCTGTCTCACTCCTCTGTATAGCTTCGTCGTATTAATAGGTTGTAACTGTGGCCTAAACAAACCCTTGTTATCTTGCCCTAATctgctcatcatcatcattctCCCCCTCGGACTTAAATTTAGCGTTTCATTCCAATACTGCAACAGTTGCTGCTGATTCTGTGGTTGTCCTAACTCCCCTGCAAAATACGGAGGGTAAGGACATTGTTGAGGTGAAAATGAGATCATTTGCTGCTGATTTTGATTCTGCGGACGAAACAGAGGCGTTGTGTTTGGTCTCATTTGATATAAATTTTCTATTGACTGTTGTGTTCcgtcaaaagaaaaaggaaaaacatgcTTTGACGACGACGGAGGAGGAGGAAATGACATGGATATGGGATTATTATAAGGAACGGAGGATTGTGAAAGCGGTTGCTGAgagtaagaagaagaagaagaagaggattgaGAATAGTGTTGGCGTTCGGGACTTTTGATTTTCTTGAAACGCCGTTGGGAAATGGAAGCTTCTTCAAAAACTGGCCTCCTTTGTTGCCTTTCAAAGGTATTATCATCAAAATCCCTGCCTTTATCACAATCCATTTCTTCTGTAATAGCTGTTGTTGATTTACCATAATCCTCTGATGTAGCCATTGTCAAATATTCAATTGCAGAAATAGCACGATTTTGCCACTCGCTCTCTTGAGTTCACAGTGAATGAACTCAACTCTTGAATATAATTAGAGATGGTTTGAAAAACCCAATCCGTAAAAGAGGTATCTAATCAAAACCAAGATCTTAATTTGGtcgaaaatataaaaaaagtgGTCTGAATTTTAATTAGATATGGTAAAACTAAGAGAAAACAGAGGAAAGAAAGAGCTGAATTGGTGAACAAACCATCCCAAAATGTAGGCAAGAGATATTTTTCGGAGAGAGAGAGCGAGCGGCGTCGAgtaaagagagaagaaaaatccAACTTGGTAAATTGTTGTAGGTATTGGCAGTGTGAAAATGAAGGTGTGGATTAGCAAGTAAAAGAAGGGGAGAGGAGGGGAAGTTGATTTTTAGATTTGTGAGAGAAAGGGAGAGGCAGGGGAAATGAGAATAAATATAAGAGAGTGGGGGGACGAATGAAAAGGATTTGAAAGGAGTTTAGAAACATCCAAATCCAACTCTTAAGTTTGGTCTGTGGGCTGTGGCAGCTTATTTGGACCCACGcggcttcttctttttctatttccgTTGCTTCCACTCCAACCTTCTTCAACTGTGTTCCTTCCACTATATcccctttctatttttttttttaatgtaaaattATCGCTCTCTAAATAATTGCtgacaaaatatttttatttctagTTATACATATATTGATGTATATTTGACAaggggagaattgttaggtgtttgtcctAATTTTCTTATCATATACTACCTCCGTTCTagtttatgtgaacatatttcctttttagtccgttccaaaaagaatgactcatttctaaatttgaaaacaatttaacttaacttacaattctacccttaataagaagcttttataaccacacaaatactttgaggccctttttgacttgtttaggaccacaaattccaaaagtcttcattttttcttaaactatgtacccagtcaaataggttcacataaattggaatggagggagtattGGCTTTCGTATCTCTTAAAGGAAAGggcaacatatttaccataattgcaTTTTTCTTCTTATAGAAGAAAATTGTAAATATTCCATATTTGGCTAATCCATTTTCTTGGAGAAAATTATTTTCACTTCTATcaattgaggatccttccttgTTATTCAGCAGCATCCATAATGTAGCCATATGTGGTTTGATAATCTTGTTTATTGGGAGAACTTTTAGGGACAAAtattagtgtgtcacttgtgtttgcctcttcgtggggttgttctctcgatattttgtactctcttttatatagtgaaTTGCTGGTCTCTGCCGTAGATGTAGGTtaattgaccgaaccacgttaaatgtttgtgtctcttttgataTATTTCTCTTCTGTTGTTTAACTTATCGTCGTTCAAGTGTTCCTTTAATAGCTTGCACATGAAACCTGATTTTTCGATCCtaacaaatataattattttatgtcGATCGACCAAATGtgtaacttgcccttcttttttcTCATTCAATCTCGGAATCTAAATTAGAGACCCCAAGTAATCTAGAACCACTCTCTACCTAAATTTTTTTCATTCCAGGGCTTGAACGCGGGACCTTTAGTCAAGAGTGGAAGAGTCATCCATTTCACCACAATGTTTGATAGTTTTTCTCTTGTATCCCTTTACAATACTAggatcaaataatttaatttataattttatgtAAGACTATAATTTATAATTCTATAATAATTACTATTTAAACATTTAGAGCATATATGAAATGGAAAGAAGGAACTACACATGAAATTTATAAGTCACAATTTTAACAGGCAAAAGATATTTGAATATATAGCAAGCAGGGGCGGCTTAAGGATATGCGGGGCCTAAGGCCAAAATTTAATATGGggcctaaatttttaaaagatgATTATAATATACgttttattatttgaaaatatattcttCTAACTTTTTGAAATACAAAATTGTTAATAATCTTTTTTATAATCGATTTTCTCTAATTATCTTtattcaattgataatatagtcAGCTCATTTAATTTTTCTTGAGATATTGTTAATATTAGATAATAGTTTATAGAACAATAAAAGTATAGAATTATTGGAAGCTTAAAAGTATTGTTGAACAGTGGAGCTAATGAAATTTTGTAGAAAGAAAGTGAGCAATGAAATATTAGAAAAAGAAGGTAAGTAAGAATATTAAAGACAAAGACAGAAAATATAtaggggtttctgaaatataaagAGATTGGAGAAAAGAAAGATTGACTTGGACATATTAAGAAAGGGAGGGTGAATTTTTGTATACATTATCTAATGAAGGAGTAAAACTGAAACGTTGCGAAAACTATTCATCTATCCATTTTTAAATATGTcaaattattactttatttacGTACCTAAAGAgctctattttcttttatattaaaaactctaATTTTGCATTAAAAAGTACTAAATATCATTTTTTAAATACCTATAAAcctattctttttaaaaaatggggccccctaaatttgggggcctaaggcacATGCCTTACCCCTCATCACGTTAGAGTCGGCCCTGATAGCAAGCATCGAATGGTTTGACTCCTTAAAATGGTGTCATATAGAATAAAATAATAGGATATATTTTTCTATGTTtatccttgtcacgacccaaactaaccctgtcgtgatggcgcctatcgtggaactaggcaagccgactcatttccaaaacaaaccgatatttttattt
Proteins encoded in this window:
- the LOC107813905 gene encoding ethylene-responsive transcription factor ERF054, whose amino-acid sequence is MATSEDYGKSTTAITEEMDCDKGRDFDDNTFERQQRRPVFEEASISQRRFKKIKSPERQHYSQSSSSSSSYSQQPLSQSSVPYNNPISMSFPPPPSSSKHVFPFSFDGTQQSIENLYQMRPNTTPLFRPQNQNQQQMISFSPQQCPYPPYFAGELGQPQNQQQLLQYWNETLNLSPRGRMMMMSRLGQDNKGLFRPQLQPINTTKLYRGVRQRHWGKWVAEIRLPRNRTRLWLGTFDTAEDAAMAYDREAFKLRGENAKLNFPELFLGKDREGPSIETIESTHTKQPDQESESLPLEPLNIELLPPPPPPQPPPEVDNQDEDSGMGSSEVTACDEVQVQGVSLQSTELVWGENEMAEAWFNAIPAGWGPGSPVWDDLDANNNFIFPPNFHFGNVHSHNSDPHNQHIHDNTDPSSPSCPMRPFF